Proteins co-encoded in one Brassica oleracea var. oleracea cultivar TO1000 chromosome C4, BOL, whole genome shotgun sequence genomic window:
- the LOC106338482 gene encoding metal tolerance protein A1, giving the protein MGFCLFTVSVLAILTDAAHLLTDVAAFSISMLSLWASSWETNPRQSYGFFRIEILGALVSIQLIWLLTGILVYEAITRLIQQTNDDVDGFFMVLVAAFGLVVNIIMIVVLGHDHGNGHCHSHSHNHEHGHGVHDHDHGHGDNDEQLLEKPKEGRNINVQGAYLHVLGDLIQSIGVMIGGGMIWYNPKWKIIDLICTLVFSIIVLGTTLKMLRSILDVLMESTPREIDANQLEKGLMEIEEVVSVHELHIWAITVGKVLFSCHVKIKQEANDAMVLNKVTDYIWREYSISHVTIQIER; this is encoded by the exons ATGGGCTTTTGCTTATTCACAGTATCTGT TTTGGCTATACTAACCGATGCAGCTCATTTGCTCACTGATGTTGCTGCTTTTTCTATCTCAATGCTCTCCTTGTGGGCTTCTTCTTGGGAAACCAATCCGAGGCAGAGTTACGGGTTCTTCAGGATTGAGATTTTGGGTGCTCTTGTCTCAATCCAGCTCATTTGGTTACTCACAGGGATCTTGGTCTATGAAGCCATAACTAGACTCATTCAACAGACTAATGATGATGTTGATGGTTTCTTTATGGTTCTTGTTGCTGCTTTTGGTTTAGTTGTTAACATCATAATGATTGTTGTGCTTGGACATGATCATGGTAATGGCCATTGTCATAGTCATAGTCATAATCATGAGCATGGTCATGGCGTGCATGATCATGATCATGGTCATGGAGATAATGATGAGCAATTGTTGGAGAAACCGAAGGAAGGGAGGAACATCAATGTGCAAGGAGCTTATCTTCATGTTCTTGGAGATTTAATCCAAAGCATTGGAGTAATGATTGGAGGGGGAATGATTTGGTATAACCCTAAATGGAAAATAATTGACTTGATCTGCACGTTAGTATTTTCTATTATTGTTTTAGGGACAACCCTTAAGATGCTTCGAAGCATACTTGATGTTTTAATGGAGAGTACACCGAGAGAGATCGATGCAAACCAGCTTGAAAAAGGATTAATGGAGATTGAGGAAGTGGTGTCTGTTCATGAGCTTCATATTTGGGCAATTACAGTTGGAAAGGTATTGTTTTCTTGTCATGTCAAGATTAAACAAGAAGCTAATGATGCTATGGTGCTTAACAAAGTGACTGATTATATTTGGAGAGAGTATAGTATCAGTCACGTTACCATACAAATCGAGCGTTAA
- the LOC106338480 gene encoding uncharacterized protein LOC106338480, with amino-acid sequence MGDNNNSQGRDKGLEMKKDIRCMMLSSTNYTVWSMQMKVMLRLYDVWDTIDPWSDDAKKNNMAISLIFQSVPEALIVQIGEHDTSKKICEAIKSRNLGADRVREARLQTLMSEFDKLKMADTDTVDDYA; translated from the coding sequence ATGGGAGACAATAACAATTCTCAAGGACGTGATAAAGGTCTTGAAATGAAGAAGGACATACGATGTATGATGCTATCATCGACGAACTACACTGTATGGTCGATGCAAATGAAAGTGATGCTTCGTTTATACGATGTTTGGGATACGATTGATCCATGGAGCGATGATGCAAAGAAGAACAATATGGCGATTTCTCTAATCTTTCAATCAGTCCCGGAAGCGCTAATAGTTCAGATAGGAGAACATGATACATCGAAGAAGATTTGTGAAGCTATCAAATCCCGTAACCTAGGTGCTGATCGCGTGAGAGAAGCGAGGTTACAGACTTTGATGTCTGAGTTCGACAAACTGAAGATGGC